TGATATCATCCGCCTTGACGGATATCGCTGCATGACCGTTTGCATCTGTCGTCGTTGGAATACTTACTTTGCCTCCATCCGTCGTGGTGCTAGGCGCGGAAGAACCGCCTGAGGAACCAGAGCCGGAACCGGAAGATCCGTTAGATTTCTTCGTCACCGTGACCGCAGCCGTAGCTTCTTTACCGCCGTCAGCTGTCACTACCGTTAAGGTTGCTGTACCTCTGCCAACTGCCGTTACTGTACCATTAGCGTCAACCGTTGCAACGGCCGGATCGCTAGATGTCCAAGTCACTTCGTCATTTGTAACGAATTCCGGTTGGAAATTCGCTTTCAATTGGCCGATTGCTCCCACAGTCAGGGATAGCTGCGCAGGATCAATGGATACTCCTGTCACCGCCACATAAGCGCCGCTAGTAGAAACGAACTTGACGAAGCTGTCCAGCATACCGTCTTTCGTCGTAATGGCGCGAATGATTTTTACATCCGCCACGCTGATCGGTGCGCTGTATACAGGGCTGTCGATCGTAGGCAGCGTACCGTCGGTCGTATAATGAATCGCTGCTCCTTCTATATCCGTTGTCAGCGTTACCGATTGAGCCGTGATGATCGCTTTTGGTGAAGCGGCCTTCACTTGTACAACCTCCGGAGTTCCCGGTTCGATGATCAAATAATCGAAGTTAAAACCGTCGCCGTTATCCTCGATGCGAAGTGTTTGGACACCTGCGTTGAGCTGTACGACAACCGAGGCTTCCTGATAATTGCCCCAGCCTCCTGTGGATGGCATCGATGTCTGGCCTTTCAGCGCCCCATTGGATAATACGGCTGCGGACACGCCGCCCTGCGGAGTCGCATATTGAAGGCGAACTTTGTAATACCCATCCTGCGGAATGTTAACCAAATAATCAAAAGTAGAACCGCCCACCGTGTAACCAAGGTTGTTCCTGCTGCTGTCATACTGAATAACCTGTTGACCTGCCGCAGCGAAGTTTTCAGCTTCCATTTTCATGGAATTATTGTTATCTGCAATGCTTGGTGTTAGCGGTACAAACGTCATATTGTTCAAGTCGAACTCGCCGCTATTGCCCTGAATACGAATCATTTGCTCTCCCGCGTTCAATTGAACAGCCATACGCGCTCCAACCCAAGAGGTCGAGCCATACAGATTCGGAATGGCATACGTGCCAAGCGTAGCCTGATTCGCATCCTGCAGGAGGAACCCGCCGCCGTTCGGAGATGCCACACTTAAAGTAACAGCATACTTACCTGCAGACGGCACATTAATCTTGAAGTCTGCCCAATCCCCGGTGCTAAAGCCGGTCAGCTTGGCATTTGCTGTATCCGGACTATTGATCGCAACTCCGGACAGCTGGTAGTAATCGTTGGCTGTGACCGGTCCAGGCGTAATATTCGTTGCCGCCAGCTTATGCCCGGTTCCCGCCAGCATCACACTTCCGTTCAATGTCGGCCCGTTACCTTCGTCGGAATACGTAGCAGCCGTCACAGTGAGCGGTGTATTCACGTAATAAGGCTTACTGCTATCCCATTTCAATTGAACGTTCGCCTCAGAATCGCTCACATAGGTGATATCTCCCAAGGTAATGCCCATTCCAGCCGCTTCAGAGCCTAATGAAATACCACCCAGTTTGGTGCCGTAAGTAAGACCTGTTACTGTAAGAGCAAGCTCCTTGTTATCCACATTGTATGGCAGGGAATTCGGTGATACTGTCATTACTACAGGCTCCTGCTCCTCTAGCACGATGCGGTTCCACTTGTAGGTGACGACCGATTTGGCAGGAATTTGCGCAGCGATTTGCGTGCCGTCGCTTACAAGTTTGAACGTTTGTGTCGTGTCTGTTTGGTTGACGACGATAGAAACAATCGTTTGCTTATCCGGGCTCATGAAGGAAACGTTCGTGATGTGATCCTTCGACCCGTAAGTGCTGTCAATGCGGATGTAATCCGGTTTGACAAACTTCGAATAGTTACCAAGCATGTAATATTCAGGTGTTAACCAGTATTGATCAGGGTTGCTGGAATCCTGAACCAGCATACTCGGATCCGGTGTACCAACCCACTGGTGAGTGGCAATATCGCTGTCGAGCATCGCAACCCAGGAGTTATAGCTCTTTGCCCAATTGCGGAAATACTGCGCCATGCGGTCAGCACCCGCTGTTCCCCAAATCGCACGCTCTGTTAAGTAGATGTTCTCTCCTGGATACAAGTCATGAAGCTGCGACATCATGGAAGGGTCACCGCTATAATCGTGGAAAGCCGTTCCATCAATTGCATCACGATTCATGGCGTCAGCCAGCATCGGAGCCGGGTAGTTCATTGTGTCGCTGAAATTGTGGTCGAAAATCCACAGCTTCACATCAAGACCTGCCGCTTGCAGCTTCTGGTGGAGCAGCTTCGCAAGCTCTGCTTCCTGCTGCCAAGGCATTTTCGTACTCGGATATTCGATTTCGAGCATAGGCTCGTTTTGCAGCGTCATCGCCGAGATATTGATGCCTTGTGCTTTGTAAGCTTGAATATATTTCACATAGTAGTCCGCCAGAACAGGCAGATACTCGTCTTTGACCGAACCCTTGATCATGCTGTCCGTCGTCTTCATCCAGCCTGGAGGACTCCAAGGCGAGGCAAAGAACTTCATGTCCGGATTAATGGCAATTATTTTCTTCAGAACCGGAATGATGCCGTAATCGATGTCCTTCTGGATGGAGAAGTGCTCCAGATTCAGGTCAGTTTGGCCTGCCGGCATGTCATCGTACGTGTAGAATTGGCGTGAAGTAAAGTCTGCCGTACCGATGGTCAGACGTGTCATACTCATGCCGATACCTGCTGCTGGGCTGACCAGCTTGGTCAGAAGCTCATTCTGCTTCGCATCCGACATCTTTGTAATATTGAATACCGTGGACTCTTCCATCGAGGTACCCATACCCGTAATGGATTGATATTCTTTATTTGGATTGATGTTGATGGTAGTCGCATACACATCGTTGCCGACTGTTGTCAAATCGAGATTCGACTGAGGTGTCAACTGCTTGGTTTCATCTCCAGGCTGCCATTGAGGTGCATAATACCAGTTCATGCTTTGGTTGCTGCGCTCACTGGAGAGCCAGCTTTGAACAGCGCCTTGGCCGCCGGTCACTGGAGCTTGCGTTGCAATAGGAGCGCCGCCGCTATTCTCGTTTTGAACAGGAGCAGGGCTAAATCCAGTGGAACCAAACCAATTGAAGTTAAGCCCGCCCTTGATGAACTGCACCTTGATTTTCTGTACGCCCGCTTCCAGATGAACACCTTGGGCTGTTGCTGTCTGCCATGTCTGCCAGCCGCCTGTATAGCCGATACCGCTTAGCGTACCGATGGTGCCGCCGCTTGCATCCAGGATCTTGAACCCGGAATCCGTCGTGCCTGAGTCTCCGCCTGCGTAGCGAAAATCGACGTTATAGGTGCCAGCTGCCGGTACATTGATGTTGTATTCCAGCCATGCTCCTGCGCTGGTATACCCGATATCCTGACCGCCGCCTGTATCTGAAGAGCTCTCCGATTGCAGTCCATCAGACTTCGCCGTGTAATTCTCCGCTTCCACCTTCACATAAGGATCTTTAGGACCCGGTTTCTCAGGCATATTCGGCAGTGCAGGTGTTTCTTCCGCTTTCTTCAGCCCGTATCCGTAGTTGAACAATATATATTGAGGAACTAGATTCGATTGATTGGCTACAGGATTCGTGTAAGCCTCTGTGTAGAACGGCCAGCGAACCGGCAATTTACCTGTAAAATCTTGACTGCCGAACAATACGTCAGCCACGCCTTGGCCTTCCGTGCCCGGCAGCCATGCTTCCACCAGTCCCGCCCAGTCGTTCAGACGGTCTGCAATCATCAGCGGACGTCCGGAGACGAGTACCACAATCGTAGGTACGCCGGATGCTTTAACATTGTCCAGCGTCGCCAAGTCCTCAGCATCCAGCTTCAGCTTGTTCAGCGCATCGCCGTTGCTTTCGGCATAAGGCGTTTCACCGATGAAGACGATGGCAACATCGTTGCCGGCAGCACCACGGCCGTGCTTGTTGTAGGTGACCGTCTTACTGCCCCCAACGACTTGCTGAATACCTTGAAGGAGCGTTGTACCTGTGGTTGTAGCACCTTTGGCGCCCTGCCACGTAATGGACCAACCGCCGGCCTGCAAGCCGATATCGTTGGCGCTTTTACCAGCAACGAAGATCTTGCTCATACCGGACAATTGCGATAAAATCGGCGATCCGTTCACTTTGTCATTTTTCAATAAGACAAGCGACTCGCTGACAGCTTTTCTGGCTAGCTCGCGATGATCGGCAGACCCGAACGTTCCAGCCAAGCTGTTATCCGTCATCGGATGCTCGAATGCACCGGATTCGAATTTCACGCGAAGAATGCGCGTAACTGCGTCATCGATACGGTCTTGAGTAATGCCGCCCTCACTGACAAGCTCTTTTAAATCAGTAATGGTTGTTTTCCAATCCGTAGGCATCATCATCATATCGACGCCCGCGTTAACCGCTACGCGAATTTGGTTCTTAAGCCCGCTGACCGAATTCCCATCCCAGTCCTTTGTAATTTGCTGCACGGCGTTATAGTCCGAGATCACAAATCCAGTAAAGCCAAGCTGGCCTTCACCCGTTCCTTTGAGAACGTCCGTCAGCAAGCGTTTGTTGGCGTGCATTTTGAGCCCTTGAATACTGCTATAGGAAGCCATCACCGTTCTGGCACCTGCTTCCACTGCCGCTTTGTACATCGGCAAATCAAGCGCAGTAACCTCTTCTTCCGTCATTCCCGATACGTTGCCTTGGTTCACGCCGCCTTCGGTCAAGCCTTCACCGAAGAAATGCTTGGCTGTAGCGACAACGCGATCCGTATGCGCCAATTGATCACGGCTCTCGCCCTGGAGACCTTTAATGAACGCAGCGCCCATGTCCCCGACTAGCTGCTGATTATCGCCAAAGCCTTCGTAGGTACGGCCCCATAAAATATTCTGAGGGTCGGCAATCGTCGGCGAGAACGCCCAATTCGTACCGGCTGCTTTAATTTCCTGCGCGGCTGCAGTGCCGATTTCCTGCACCAAAAGCGTATCGCGCGAAGCGCCTAGCCCGATATTATGCGGGAAGAGCGTCGCACCGAGAAGGTTGCTATTGCCGTGGATCGCGTCGACCC
This genomic window from Paenibacillus hexagrammi contains:
- a CDS encoding glycoside hydrolase family 3 N-terminal domain-containing protein, with translation MRMWKRKLSVLSAGIMLSSSLSGLTALAAESGAQSASELTAYWDSSKPVEQRVEDLLSKMTIDEKVGQMVQAERASVTPEDVQNYYLGSVLSGGGSFPNGKQTDSTRDKWADLVDSYQTGALSTRLGIPILYGVDAIHGNSNLLGATLFPHNIGLGASRDTLLVQEIGTAAAQEIKAAGTNWAFSPTIADPQNILWGRTYEGFGDNQQLVGDMGAAFIKGLQGESRDQLAHTDRVVATAKHFFGEGLTEGGVNQGNVSGMTEEEVTALDLPMYKAAVEAGARTVMASYSSIQGLKMHANKRLLTDVLKGTGEGQLGFTGFVISDYNAVQQITKDWDGNSVSGLKNQIRVAVNAGVDMMMMPTDWKTTITDLKELVSEGGITQDRIDDAVTRILRVKFESGAFEHPMTDNSLAGTFGSADHRELARKAVSESLVLLKNDKVNGSPILSQLSGMSKIFVAGKSANDIGLQAGGWSITWQGAKGATTTGTTLLQGIQQVVGGSKTVTYNKHGRGAAGNDVAIVFIGETPYAESNGDALNKLKLDAEDLATLDNVKASGVPTIVVLVSGRPLMIADRLNDWAGLVEAWLPGTEGQGVADVLFGSQDFTGKLPVRWPFYTEAYTNPVANQSNLVPQYILFNYGYGLKKAEETPALPNMPEKPGPKDPYVKVEAENYTAKSDGLQSESSSDTGGGQDIGYTSAGAWLEYNINVPAAGTYNVDFRYAGGDSGTTDSGFKILDASGGTIGTLSGIGYTGGWQTWQTATAQGVHLEAGVQKIKVQFIKGGLNFNWFGSTGFSPAPVQNENSGGAPIATQAPVTGGQGAVQSWLSSERSNQSMNWYYAPQWQPGDETKQLTPQSNLDLTTVGNDVYATTININPNKEYQSITGMGTSMEESTVFNITKMSDAKQNELLTKLVSPAAGIGMSMTRLTIGTADFTSRQFYTYDDMPAGQTDLNLEHFSIQKDIDYGIIPVLKKIIAINPDMKFFASPWSPPGWMKTTDSMIKGSVKDEYLPVLADYYVKYIQAYKAQGINISAMTLQNEPMLEIEYPSTKMPWQQEAELAKLLHQKLQAAGLDVKLWIFDHNFSDTMNYPAPMLADAMNRDAIDGTAFHDYSGDPSMMSQLHDLYPGENIYLTERAIWGTAGADRMAQYFRNWAKSYNSWVAMLDSDIATHQWVGTPDPSMLVQDSSNPDQYWLTPEYYMLGNYSKFVKPDYIRIDSTYGSKDHITNVSFMSPDKQTIVSIVVNQTDTTQTFKLVSDGTQIAAQIPAKSVVTYKWNRIVLEEQEPVVMTVSPNSLPYNVDNKELALTVTGLTYGTKLGGISLGSEAAGMGITLGDITYVSDSEANVQLKWDSSKPYYVNTPLTVTAATYSDEGNGPTLNGSVMLAGTGHKLAATNITPGPVTANDYYQLSGVAINSPDTANAKLTGFSTGDWADFKINVPSAGKYAVTLSVASPNGGGFLLQDANQATLGTYAIPNLYGSTSWVGARMAVQLNAGEQMIRIQGNSGEFDLNNMTFVPLTPSIADNNNSMKMEAENFAAAGQQVIQYDSSRNNLGYTVGGSTFDYLVNIPQDGYYKVRLQYATPQGGVSAAVLSNGALKGQTSMPSTGGWGNYQEASVVVQLNAGVQTLRIEDNGDGFNFDYLIIEPGTPEVVQVKAASPKAIITAQSVTLTTDIEGAAIHYTTDGTLPTIDSPVYSAPISVADVKIIRAITTKDGMLDSFVKFVSTSGAYVAVTGVSIDPAQLSLTVGAIGQLKANFQPEFVTNDEVTWTSSDPAVATVDANGTVTAVGRGTATLTVVTADGGKEATAAVTVTKKSNGSSGSGSGSSGGSSAPSTTTDGGKVSIPTTTDANGHAAISVKADDIKSALTTATDHKIAIVLNPDAGTKQVKVDLPAQEILADNSLKSIQIDAGLATVTISPNVISENGGASATNVQLTVESVDPSTLPSSVQGQLNGNAIYNFSLNVDGKTISSFNGESVQVGIPYELKAGEKPNNVVIYYIDGAGQLEIVKNGKYNPESGKVEFTAKHFSTYAAAYVQASFNDTADAAWAEDAIEALAARGTVNGIGGGKFEPTGNVTRAQFIKMLIDTFDLADATATAAFTDVQQGEWYTSAIASAQKLGIVNGKEDGTFGVNDNITREDMAVMVYRISQKLNLTLARGSQSAAFTDQAEIAAYAQAAVKEIQTAGIINGMEDGSFAPKANASRAQAAVMIFRLFSQE